Proteins encoded by one window of Synergistaceae bacterium:
- a CDS encoding EamA family transporter has product FINPLVSILFGVVIFKERLGKIQWLAIAIAASGVCCEMVALGHLPFISLSLALTLGAYGLFKKLSAVESLLGLTVETLFITPFFLLWLIWRQYLGAAHFPYEARITLLLAGTGVVTAVPLILFAWGVKRSAMTTVGIVQYASPILMFLSATVIYHEPIPAVRMLSFVLTWISIAIFTTDLLWRAKKKTVSQNE; this is encoded by the coding sequence ATTTCATAAACCCTCTAGTCAGCATCTTGTTTGGAGTCGTAATTTTTAAGGAACGACTTGGAAAAATCCAGTGGCTGGCAATCGCCATCGCGGCATCTGGAGTCTGTTGCGAAATGGTCGCGTTAGGACATTTGCCCTTTATATCGCTCAGTCTGGCTCTTACGCTCGGCGCTTATGGTCTTTTTAAAAAACTCTCGGCCGTGGAATCTCTTCTTGGCCTGACCGTGGAAACGCTGTTTATAACCCCATTTTTTCTGTTGTGGCTCATTTGGCGGCAATATTTGGGTGCGGCGCATTTCCCCTACGAGGCGCGGATTACCCTTTTACTGGCCGGGACTGGGGTAGTGACAGCCGTGCCACTCATCCTATTCGCGTGGGGCGTGAAAAGAAGCGCGATGACCACCGTTGGGATCGTCCAGTATGCTTCTCCCATCCTGATGTTCCTTTCCGCCACAGTGATCTATCACGAGCCCATACCTGCTGTGCGGATGTTGTCTTTCGTGCTCACCTGGATCAGCATCGCTATTTTCACGACCGACTTGCTCTGGCGCGCGAAAAAAAAGACCGTCTCACAGAATGAATGA